One window of Nicotiana tomentosiformis chromosome 11, ASM39032v3, whole genome shotgun sequence genomic DNA carries:
- the LOC104098254 gene encoding transcription factor bHLH35 isoform X1, translated as MENIGDEYKNYWETNMFLQNEELDSSYFDEAISAYYDSSSPDGAQSSLASKNIVSERNRRKKLNERLFALRAVVPNISKMDKASIIKDAIEYIQELHEQERRIQAEISELESGRSKKNTSLEFDQDASFDAKPKRSRRLEQQYGYDSSGSTTRSSPSSSPVEVLELRVSSMGEKTVVVSLTCSKRTDTMVKVCEIFESLNIKIISANITAFSGRLLKTAFIEADEEEKELLKMRIETAIATLNDPDSPMST; from the exons ATGGAGAACATCGGTGATGAGTATAAGAATTATTGGGAAACAAACATGTTCTTACAAAACGAAGAACTCGATAG CAGCTATTTCGATGAGGCAATCTCGGCATACTATGATTCAAGCTCGCCGGACGGGGCACAATCATCGTTGGCATCCAAGAACATTGTGTCAGAAAGGAATAGGAGGAAGAAGCTAAATGAGAGGTTATTTGCACTTAGAGCTGTGGTCCCAAACATTAGCAAG ATGGATAAAGCATCAATAATCAAAGATGCAATTGAGTACATTCAAGAATTGCATGAGCAAGAAAGGAGAATTCAAGCAGAGATATCAGAGCTTGAATCTGGAAGGTCAAAGAAGAATACCAGTCTTGAATTTGATCAAGATGCGAGCTTTGATGCAAAGCCTAAAAGATCAAGAAGACTTGAACAGCAATATGGTTATGATTCTTCTGGATCAACTACAAGATCATCACCATCCTCTTCTCctgttgaagtacttgag ttGAGGGTATCTTCAATGGGAGAAAAGACAGTGGTGGTGAGCCTCACTTGCAGCAAAAGAACAGACACAATGGTAAAAGTTTGTGAGATCTTTGAATCTTTGAATATCAAAATCATTAGTGCAAATATCACTGCTTTCTCTGGGAGgcttctcaagacagctttcattGAG GCTGATGAGGAAGAGAAGGAACTTTTGAAGATGAGGATTGAAACTGCTATAGCTACTCTAAATGATCCAGATAGCCCTATGAGCACTTAG
- the LOC104098254 gene encoding transcription factor bHLH35 isoform X2: MENIGDEYKNYWETNMFLQNEELDSYFDEAISAYYDSSSPDGAQSSLASKNIVSERNRRKKLNERLFALRAVVPNISKMDKASIIKDAIEYIQELHEQERRIQAEISELESGRSKKNTSLEFDQDASFDAKPKRSRRLEQQYGYDSSGSTTRSSPSSSPVEVLELRVSSMGEKTVVVSLTCSKRTDTMVKVCEIFESLNIKIISANITAFSGRLLKTAFIEADEEEKELLKMRIETAIATLNDPDSPMST; this comes from the exons ATGGAGAACATCGGTGATGAGTATAAGAATTATTGGGAAACAAACATGTTCTTACAAAACGAAGAACTCGATAG CTATTTCGATGAGGCAATCTCGGCATACTATGATTCAAGCTCGCCGGACGGGGCACAATCATCGTTGGCATCCAAGAACATTGTGTCAGAAAGGAATAGGAGGAAGAAGCTAAATGAGAGGTTATTTGCACTTAGAGCTGTGGTCCCAAACATTAGCAAG ATGGATAAAGCATCAATAATCAAAGATGCAATTGAGTACATTCAAGAATTGCATGAGCAAGAAAGGAGAATTCAAGCAGAGATATCAGAGCTTGAATCTGGAAGGTCAAAGAAGAATACCAGTCTTGAATTTGATCAAGATGCGAGCTTTGATGCAAAGCCTAAAAGATCAAGAAGACTTGAACAGCAATATGGTTATGATTCTTCTGGATCAACTACAAGATCATCACCATCCTCTTCTCctgttgaagtacttgag ttGAGGGTATCTTCAATGGGAGAAAAGACAGTGGTGGTGAGCCTCACTTGCAGCAAAAGAACAGACACAATGGTAAAAGTTTGTGAGATCTTTGAATCTTTGAATATCAAAATCATTAGTGCAAATATCACTGCTTTCTCTGGGAGgcttctcaagacagctttcattGAG GCTGATGAGGAAGAGAAGGAACTTTTGAAGATGAGGATTGAAACTGCTATAGCTACTCTAAATGATCCAGATAGCCCTATGAGCACTTAG